AGAAAGTAATTTTAGAGCGCTGGAGGCCAACGCCTCAGCCATCCTTATGGCAGTCCTTGATGATTTAAACTGGGCTGGCTTCTACTGGGTAGAGGGTGACCAGCTGGTTCTAGGAAGTTTTCAGGGTCTTCCGGCATGCACAAGGATTTCTTGCGGGAAGGGAGTCTGTGGAAGTGCCTGGAAGGAGGATAGGAGCCTGAGGGTGGAGGATGTTGAAGCCTTCCCCGGCCATATAGCCTGC
This genomic stretch from Synergistaceae bacterium harbors:
- a CDS encoding GAF domain-containing protein translates to ESNFRALEANASAILMAVLDDLNWAGFYWVEGDQLVLGSFQGLPACTRISCGKGVCGSAWKEDRSLRVEDVEAFPGHIACDSASRSELVIPLRKAGRVVGVLDLDSPLLNRFSQEDQEALEGFVEILEEALD